The window GCGACTACTTTGAGCAGCTCACGACGGTCGAACCCCGCCGGGCGGCACAGTTTGGGATCGAGCATTATTGTTGGTTGTGCATCAATGCCAAAGAAGCGGAGAACGTCGCGCTGTCACGCGAAGTGATCGCCATGATCCCCGAGTTCCTCGATCGACCTGGGGTGCTTGGCATCGGTGAAATCGGACTCAACAAAAATACGAAAAATGAAGCGACCATTTTTCTCGAGCACCTTGATCTGGCGGTCGAACATGACCAATTGATCCTGATCCACACGCCGCATCTGGAGGACAAGTATCAGGGTACGCGGATGATCTTGGATATGCTGTGCGACGACTCGCGGATCAATCCCGATCGTGTGTTGGTCGACCACGTTGAAGAGCACACGATTGGCGAGGTACTCGATCGCGGTTTCTGGGCGGGGATGACGCTGTACCCGGTTACGAAATGCACACCCGACCGGGCTGCCGACATGATCGAGCGTTTTGGCGGCGAGCGTTTGCTGGCCAATTCCGCAGGCGACTGGGGGATCAGTAAACCGACTGCGATTCCGGATTTGATTTTCCAAATGCGGCGCCGCGGCTACGACGAATCACTGATCCGACGCGTGGTGCATGACAACCCCGCCGAGTTCTTTGCTAAGAGCGGCAAATTCGTGCAGCCGGTTCGGTAGATTTCCACCGTCAGGAAGCAGGCGTCATGGAAGATCGATCTCGCTGTGGAAGCGGGTTGGCCGGCCGCGTAGCCTGAAGGCTGCTGGTCAAAGAGCTGTATCCCTCCGCTTTCGCTCCCAATGTTCCTCAGCTTCCGCTCCGAGAGAGACCCGCTGCTCTAGAGAACGGGGGGCGCTCCATCGGGCAGCAAGAGACTCGGTTCTCGGGAAGGAGGCGTTTGGACCGTTGTGGCCCATGCTCTTGCAATTTCTTGCACACGCCGCAGCTCTTTGAGTTCATCGGCAACGTTGTCAGTTGTCGACGGAACGCCCGCCTCAACCTGTGACTGTAGATCCTGATGCAGCCGCTCGAACCATTCAGCATCGCTGCTGTTGCGTTCGAGTTCTGACGCACGACGATTATGAGCGGGTGGGGCTACGTATCGCAGGCATGACTTCAGCGTATGGGCCGCCGTTTTAAATGCTTTGTTGTTACCATCGGTAGCCGCTCGATCAAGCCGTTCGATCAGTTCAGGAATCTCCTCAGCGATGCCTTCGCAAA of the Allorhodopirellula heiligendammensis genome contains:
- a CDS encoding TatD family hydrolase, which translates into the protein MDFIDPHIHMVSRTTDDYETLARMGCVALSEPAFWAGFDRGSADGFRDYFEQLTTVEPRRAAQFGIEHYCWLCINAKEAENVALSREVIAMIPEFLDRPGVLGIGEIGLNKNTKNEATIFLEHLDLAVEHDQLILIHTPHLEDKYQGTRMILDMLCDDSRINPDRVLVDHVEEHTIGEVLDRGFWAGMTLYPVTKCTPDRAADMIERFGGERLLANSAGDWGISKPTAIPDLIFQMRRRGYDESLIRRVVHDNPAEFFAKSGKFVQPVR